One window from the genome of Epinephelus fuscoguttatus linkage group LG3, E.fuscoguttatus.final_Chr_v1 encodes:
- the LOC125884812 gene encoding probable ATP-dependent RNA helicase DDX5, which translates to MPGFSDRDRGRDRGYGGGPPRFGGGGGGNRGGPPPGKFGNPGERLRKKHWNLDELPKFQKNFYQEHPDATRRPLQEIEQYRRSKEVTVKGRDCPKPIVKFHEAAFPSYVMEVIVKQNWTEPTPIQSQGWPVALSGKDMVGIAQTGSGKTLAYLLPAIVHIQHQPFLEHGDGPICLVLAPTRELAQQVQQVAAEYGRASRLKSTCIYGGAPKGPQIRDLERGVEICIATPGRLIDFLECGKTNLRRCTYLVLDEADRMLDMGFEPQIRKIVEQIRPDRQTLMWSATWPKEVRQLAEDFLKDYIQINIGALQLSANHNILQIVDVCNDMEKEDKLIRLLEEIMSEKENKTIIFVETKRRCDELTRRMRRDGWPAMGIHGDKSQQERDWVLNEFRYGKAPILIATDVASRGLDVEDVKFVINYDYPNSSEDYIHRIGRTARSQKTGTAYTFFTPNNMKQASDLISVLREANQAINPKLIQMAEDRGGRGRGGRGGYKDDRRDRYSGGGRSNFGGSSYRDRDSDRGFGSGPKSAFGGNKVQNGGSYGGNSGNSSGSYGNNNYSNSNGQGNFGAPANQVGAFGNQSFQGPPQFGAMQRAAQNGMNHPPFPFNSQPPPQAQQPPPPPPMVPYPMPPPFPQ; encoded by the exons ATGCCTGGATTTTCGGACAGAGATCGCGGCAGAGACAGAGG GTATGGTGGAGGACCTCCTCGCTTTGGTGGTGGCGGAGGAGGCAATAGGGGCGGACCTCCTCCAGGCAAGTTTGGCAACCCTGGTGAGAGGCTGCGGAAAAAGCACTGGAACCTTGACGAGCTTCCAAAGTTTCAAAAGAACTTCTACCAGGAACATCCTGATGCCACACGCAGACCACTT CAAGAGATTGAACAGTATCGAAGAAGCAAAGAAGTTACAGTCAAAGGCAGAGATTGCCCAAAACCAATTGTAAAATTCCATGAAGCTGCATTTCCAA GCTACGTCATGGAAGTTATTGTTAAACAGAACTGGACTGAGCCAACTCCGATTCAGTCTCAGGGGTGGCCAGTTGCCCTGAGTGGCAAAGACATGGTTGGAATCGCTCAGACTGGGTCTGGGAAAACCCTTGCT TACCTTCTGCCTGCAATTGTGCACATCCAACATCAGCCATTCTTGGAGCATGGAGATGGACCTATT TGCTTGGTGCTGGCGCCAACCCGTGAGCTGGCTCAGCAGGTGCAACAAGTGGCTGCTGAATATGGCAGGGCCTCCCGTCTCAAAAGCACCTGCATCTATGGTGGTGCGCCCAAAGGACCCCAAATCAGGGACCTTGAGAGGG gtgTTGAGATTTGCATTGCTACCCCAGGTCGTCTCATTGACTTCCTAGAGTGTGGTAAGACCAATTTACGTCGTTGCACCTATCTGGTGCTGGATGAAGCTGACCGCATGCTGGACATGGGATTTGAACCTCAGATCCGCAAAATAGTGGAACAAATTCGG CCAGACCGTCAGACCCTGATGTGGAGTGCCACCTGGCCTAAGGAAGTTCGCCAGCTGGCTGAGGACTTCCTGAAGGACTACATCCAGATCAACATTGGTGCACTGCAGCTCAGTGCCAACCACAATATCCTGCAGATAGTTGATGTTTGCAATGACATGGAGAAGGAGGACAA ACTGATCCGTTTGCTGGAGGAGATAATGAGCGAAAAGGAGAACAAGACTATTATTTTTGTGGAGACCAAAAGGCGTTGTGATGAGCTCACCAGGAGGATGAGAAGAGATGG GTGGCCAGCAATGGGAATTCATGGAGACAAGAGTCAGCAGGAGAGGGACTGGGTCCTTAATG AGTTCAGATACGGCAAAGCTCCAATCCTCATCGCTACAGATGTGGCTTCCCGTGGCTTGG ATGTGGAGGATGTGAAATTTGTCATCAATTATGACTACCCTAACTCCTCCGAGGATTATATCCATCGCATTGGACGCACAGCCCGAAGTCAAAAAACGGGCACAGCCTACACCTTCTTCACCCCCAACAACATGAAACAGGCCAGTGACCTGATCTCTGTGCTCCGCGAGGCCAACCAGGCCATTAACCCCAAGCTGATCCAGATGGCTGAGGACAGAGGAG GTCGTGGAAGGGGGGGAAGAGGTGGCTACAAGGATGACCGTCGGGATAGGTATTCCGGGGGTGGGAGGAGCAACTTTGGTGGTAGTAGctacagggacagggacagtgATAGGGGGTTTGGCAGTGGGCCGAAGAGTGCCTTTGGTGGCAATAAGGTCCAAAATGGTGGCAGCTATGGGGGCAACAGTGGTAACTCAAGTGGTAGCTATGGCAACAACAATTATAGCAACAGCAATGGACAGGGTAATTTTGGTGCTCCAGCAAACCAGGTGGGTGCCTTTGGTAACCAAAGCTTCCAGGGCCCCCCTCAGTTTGGGGCCATGCAAAGAGCCGCTCAGAATGGCATGAACCATCCACCATTCCCATTCAACTCTCAACCACCACCACAGGCCCAACAGccaccacccccaccaccaATGGTGCCCTACCCCATGCCACCACCCTTCCCACAGTAG